A window from Cryptomeria japonica chromosome 1, Sugi_1.0, whole genome shotgun sequence encodes these proteins:
- the LOC131069134 gene encoding organelle RRM domain-containing protein 2, mitochondrial, whose protein sequence is MALLSGVRRLLGGTTSGRLLAAREPCVAIASSSMCTTSDETVTKKLFVSGLSRQTTDEGLRNAFSKFGRLLEARVATDKVSGRSRGFAFVRYATEEEAAKAKEGMDGKFLDGWVIFADFAKPRPPKPPTPPEEPNPYGLNIQKTIGWCG, encoded by the exons ATGGCCCTGCTTTCTGGCGTTAGGCGTCTGCTGGGAGGAACTACAAGTGGTCGTCTTTTAGCCGCCAGGGAGCCCTGTGTAGCCATTGCATCTTCTTCAATGTGCACCACATCAGATGAGACTGTCACTAAAAAGCTCTTCGTAAGCG GACTTTCCAGACAAACCACTGACGAAGGCTTGAGAAATGCATTTTCAAAGTTTGGGAGACTCCTTGAAG CAAGAGTTGCAACTGATAAGGTTTCTGGACGATCAAGAGGGTTTGCATTTGTTAGATATGCTACAGAAGAAGAGGCTGCTAAAGCTAAAGAGGGGATGGATGGCAAA TTTTTAGATGGATGGGTTATTTTTGCGGACTTTGCGAAACCTAGACCCCCCAAGCCACCCACTCCTCCTGAAGAGCCAAATCCATATGGTCTGAATATACAAAAAACTATTGGTTGGTGTGGATGA